One window of Bacillus alkalicellulosilyticus genomic DNA carries:
- the pnuC gene encoding nicotinamide riboside transporter PnuC — MAILKDWTRFEKGWLLIFTLINIYLFFVWSDSLLGLIASISGMFCVVLVAKGKISNYYFGIVQTATYAYIAYGYGLYGETMLNALFYFPVQFIGIYLWSQNKTVHNVQGEDVRIQRLSKSGWFYTIICVLVLTVVYGYFLKYLGGNNVWNDSATNVLSVTAQILMLKRFAEQWLLWISVNILSILLWVSALISQGGNDISMIIMWSAFLVNSIYGYVNWRKMHMKQNQEVL, encoded by the coding sequence ATGGCTATTCTTAAAGATTGGACACGTTTTGAAAAAGGGTGGTTATTAATTTTTACATTGATTAATATTTATCTGTTTTTTGTATGGTCGGATTCTCTCCTAGGATTAATAGCTTCTATTAGTGGAATGTTTTGTGTCGTGTTAGTTGCAAAGGGTAAAATATCAAACTATTACTTCGGGATTGTTCAGACAGCCACATATGCCTACATTGCATATGGCTATGGCCTATATGGTGAAACGATGTTAAATGCTCTATTTTATTTTCCAGTTCAATTTATAGGAATTTATCTTTGGAGTCAAAACAAAACCGTACATAATGTACAAGGAGAAGATGTTCGAATTCAACGTCTATCAAAATCAGGCTGGTTCTACACAATCATATGCGTTTTAGTACTGACAGTTGTCTATGGATATTTCTTGAAATATTTAGGTGGTAACAATGTTTGGAATGACTCAGCAACAAATGTATTGTCCGTAACAGCACAAATTCTTATGCTAAAGCGATTTGCCGAACAATGGCTTCTGTGGATATCGGTAAATATTCTATCTATTTTACTCTGGGTAAGTGCTCTGATATCTCAAGGTGGAAATGATATTTCAATGATTATCATGTGGTCAGCATTCCTCGTAAATAGTATATATGGCTATGTTAACTGGCGAAAAATGCACATGAAACAAAATCAGGAGGTGCTATAA
- a CDS encoding PQQ-dependent sugar dehydrogenase — protein MKKMIGVSICLLFMIAGCATTIDDPNTEPDQEVTLGEGETEDKQDQIKLDDSPEVIAENLTIPWSIELFEDTFYVTERQGAIIKIENGEMERQDVVLDKELASVPEAGLLGFVLDPEFSQSNRAYAYYTYADSSGPLNRIVTLRLEDNVWREKSVLLDEIPSGTVHHGGRLKIGDDGKLYATTGDAAVPTIAQDLNSLGGKIVRMNLDGSIPSDNPFSNSYVYSYGHRNPQGLTWSSSGTLFSSEHGNSANDEINVIEAGQNYGWPVIEGHEEQEGMISPLFTSGNTNTWAPSGMDYDNGKLYVAALRGSAVLEFNIETGEQREVISGLGRIRDIRIEGQSLYFITNNTDGRGNPDENDDKLYRVFLSDLN, from the coding sequence ATGAAAAAAATGATAGGCGTATCTATATGTCTACTATTTATGATTGCAGGATGTGCTACTACTATTGACGACCCAAATACGGAGCCTGACCAGGAAGTGACATTAGGAGAGGGAGAAACGGAAGACAAACAAGACCAAATAAAGCTAGATGACAGTCCAGAAGTCATTGCGGAGAACCTTACTATTCCTTGGTCGATAGAATTATTCGAAGATACATTTTATGTAACAGAGAGACAAGGAGCCATTATAAAAATAGAAAATGGAGAAATGGAAAGGCAAGATGTAGTATTAGATAAAGAACTTGCTTCAGTGCCAGAAGCAGGCTTATTAGGGTTCGTACTGGACCCAGAATTTTCACAATCGAATAGAGCGTACGCCTATTATACTTATGCTGATAGCTCTGGGCCATTAAACCGTATTGTTACATTACGGTTAGAAGACAACGTTTGGCGAGAAAAGAGTGTACTACTTGACGAAATCCCAAGTGGTACAGTTCATCATGGAGGTAGGCTTAAAATAGGTGACGACGGAAAGCTTTATGCAACAACCGGTGATGCGGCTGTACCTACTATTGCACAAGATCTCAATTCGTTAGGTGGGAAAATAGTAAGAATGAATCTTGATGGCTCGATTCCGAGTGATAATCCGTTTTCGAATTCCTACGTGTATAGTTATGGACACCGAAATCCTCAAGGATTGACTTGGTCGTCTAGCGGTACACTTTTTTCAAGTGAACACGGCAATAGTGCAAACGATGAAATTAACGTAATAGAAGCAGGTCAAAATTACGGCTGGCCGGTCATTGAAGGTCATGAGGAACAAGAAGGGATGATTTCACCCCTGTTTACTTCTGGAAATACAAATACGTGGGCTCCTTCTGGTATGGACTATGATAATGGAAAATTATATGTGGCAGCATTAAGAGGATCTGCTGTGTTAGAATTTAACATTGAAACAGGTGAACAACGAGAAGTCATATCTGGACTTGGAAGAATTCGCGATATACGAATAGAAGGTCAATCCCTCTATTTCATTACTAATAACACCGATGGACGTGGGAATCCTGATGAAAATGACGATAAGCTATACCGAGTCTTCCTTTCAGATTTAAACTAA
- a CDS encoding VOC family protein, which translates to MKIVKKEIVGIMHYVKNLEYASQWYCENLGFSVGNYDFNDFVELTVYGQYVMHLFKSVDSPPAEKAYFVLSTENIESTYRMLSEKNVDLQPLQQYDDHAEFTFKDCDGNVLMICQYYK; encoded by the coding sequence ATGAAGATAGTCAAGAAAGAGATTGTTGGAATCATGCATTATGTGAAAAACCTAGAATATGCAAGTCAATGGTATTGTGAGAACCTTGGGTTTTCTGTAGGAAATTATGATTTTAATGATTTTGTAGAACTTACAGTATATGGACAATACGTTATGCATCTATTTAAATCAGTAGATTCACCGCCTGCCGAAAAAGCATATTTTGTTTTGAGCACGGAAAACATTGAAAGTACATACCGTATGTTGAGTGAGAAAAATGTGGACCTTCAGCCCCTCCAACAATATGACGACCATGCTGAATTCACCTTCAAAGATTGTGATGGTAATGTATTAATGATATGCCAATATTATAAGTGA
- a CDS encoding serine hydrolase domain-containing protein, with protein sequence MQIKNINIGERMEHYNVNGMSIALIENGQISGTVNYGILEAKSNRKVNGNSVFSACSISKFLTGILAIKLVEEGLLNFDENVNERLVTWKVPEDIFTSHKKVTLRNLLCHQSGIKDPEGSFSELSPGDINPSMVELLEGITPYCKVPIKVQCEPEREFHYSDAGFCVIQQLIEDVTKKPFCQVVNEFIFNPLEMGNSHLNTTMIEMNERNFCCGHNKNGELVDGKYPIYPYPAASGLWSTSLDLAALVLEVMNALKGKSKLGISEGLAKEMITPQRGKSWTGLGVFLKGSEKELEITSLGWGVGFQCMMMAYPHLEKGAVMMTNAELGVHQLDGIIGEIYKSLIS encoded by the coding sequence ATGCAAATAAAAAACATTAACATTGGAGAACGAATGGAACATTATAATGTAAACGGTATGAGTATTGCATTGATTGAAAACGGTCAAATCAGTGGAACAGTAAATTACGGTATACTCGAAGCAAAAAGCAATAGAAAAGTAAATGGGAATTCGGTTTTCAGTGCTTGCTCTATTAGCAAGTTTTTAACAGGGATATTGGCGATAAAGCTAGTTGAAGAAGGGCTTCTTAATTTTGATGAAAATGTAAATGAAAGACTTGTAACGTGGAAAGTACCTGAAGATATATTTACAAGTCATAAAAAAGTAACGTTACGAAACTTGCTTTGCCATCAATCTGGAATCAAGGATCCTGAGGGGAGTTTTTCTGAATTAAGTCCCGGTGATATCAATCCTTCAATGGTTGAATTGTTAGAAGGTATAACGCCTTATTGTAAAGTTCCTATTAAAGTACAGTGCGAGCCAGAACGTGAATTCCATTATTCAGATGCTGGTTTTTGTGTGATTCAACAGCTAATTGAAGATGTAACGAAAAAACCATTTTGTCAGGTAGTGAATGAATTTATATTTAACCCATTAGAGATGGGAAATAGCCATTTAAACACAACGATGATAGAGATGAATGAAAGAAACTTTTGTTGTGGTCATAATAAAAACGGTGAATTAGTAGATGGGAAGTATCCTATATACCCTTATCCAGCAGCCTCTGGATTATGGTCAACTTCATTAGATTTAGCAGCACTAGTTCTTGAAGTAATGAATGCCTTAAAAGGAAAAAGTAAACTCGGAATTTCAGAAGGTTTAGCAAAAGAAATGATTACCCCACAAAGAGGTAAAAGTTGGACAGGATTAGGCGTGTTTCTTAAAGGTTCGGAAAAAGAACTGGAAATCACATCACTCGGTTGGGGAGTAGGATTTCAGTGTATGATGATGGCGTATCCACATTTAGAAAAAGGTGCAGTAATGATGACGAATGCAGAATTAGGCGTTCATCAATTAGATGGAATAATTGGAGAAATATATAAATCTCTTATTTCTTAA
- a CDS encoding GNAT family N-acetyltransferase, which yields MNNYIWSGKKVRLRPILASDWEKFHQNDFDSQGARLCDVIYFPRSEEGTKSWASNRESEYVNGDNVILAIETFDSELVGSINTNSCDARHGTFKYGVAIFREHWRKGYASDAVRIILRYYFEELRYQKSNAYVYSFNTNSIALQEHLGFTQEGKLRNMIFTNGQHYDEYVYGLTKSEYEHLKT from the coding sequence TTGAATAACTATATTTGGTCAGGTAAAAAGGTTAGATTACGTCCTATTTTAGCTTCCGACTGGGAGAAGTTCCATCAAAATGACTTCGATTCTCAGGGTGCAAGGCTGTGTGATGTAATTTACTTTCCCAGATCTGAGGAAGGAACCAAGTCGTGGGCGTCAAACCGAGAGTCTGAATACGTGAATGGAGATAATGTTATTCTTGCCATTGAAACTTTTGATAGTGAGCTGGTTGGAAGCATCAACACCAATAGTTGTGATGCACGACATGGAACATTTAAGTACGGAGTCGCAATATTCCGAGAACACTGGCGTAAAGGATATGCTTCGGATGCTGTGAGGATAATATTACGTTATTATTTCGAAGAACTCCGCTATCAAAAAAGTAATGCGTATGTATACTCATTCAATACAAATTCAATTGCTCTCCAAGAGCATCTCGGTTTTACCCAAGAAGGAAAGCTAAGAAATATGATATTCACGAACGGACAACACTACGATGAATACGTGTATGGCTTAACTAAAAGTGAGTACGAACACCTCAAAACGTAA
- a CDS encoding HAD hydrolase family protein, whose protein sequence is MFQLCGYPVAMGNAIEELKYIANNVTDTNDNAGVAKTLEAFKLQLTMWNKQFHYRLEIA, encoded by the coding sequence ATGTTTCAACTATGTGGTTACCCTGTAGCAATGGGGAATGCAATAGAAGAACTCAAATACATCGCAAACAATGTTACAGATACTAATGATAATGCTGGTGTAGCTAAAACATTAGAAGCGTTCAAATTACAATTGACCATGTGGAATAAACAATTTCACTATAGGTTGGAAATAGCTTAA
- a CDS encoding DUF1801 domain-containing protein, with protein sequence MYEPKTKETDNSVIEFIESVENEKKKADAYQLVEIFEEVTGYEAKMWGPSIIGFGSYHYKYASGHEGDAPLVGFSPRKAKISLYLSYESEEREKLLVNFGKHTKGKACIYVNKLADIDINVLKKLIIHTVETYQNLYPNE encoded by the coding sequence ATGTATGAACCAAAGACGAAAGAAACCGACAATAGCGTCATTGAATTTATTGAAAGTGTGGAAAATGAGAAGAAGAAAGCGGATGCTTATCAGTTAGTAGAAATCTTTGAAGAGGTTACTGGTTACGAAGCGAAAATGTGGGGCCCTAGTATTATAGGCTTTGGTAGCTATCACTATAAGTATGCATCAGGACATGAAGGGGATGCGCCCTTAGTCGGTTTTTCACCAAGGAAGGCGAAAATTAGTCTTTATTTATCCTATGAGAGTGAGGAAAGAGAAAAATTATTAGTAAACTTTGGAAAACATACGAAGGGCAAGGCTTGTATTTATGTAAATAAATTAGCGGATATCGATATCAATGTCCTAAAGAAATTAATTATACATACCGTTGAAACATATCAGAATCTGTACCCGAATGAATAA
- a CDS encoding VOC family protein, with protein sequence MLKGYSVIFVPSRNIEESKAWYQQHLKLEWDQWIMKVPNSAPIFFVESKDTWNYKDINGNEYAVLSFIVEDAEKLHRELNEANVHTEETVRFIDGIGKEFWFYDPSGNRLLVTEQM encoded by the coding sequence GTGCTCAAAGGATATTCTGTTATATTTGTACCATCCCGAAATATTGAAGAGTCCAAAGCCTGGTATCAGCAGCATTTAAAGCTAGAATGGGACCAATGGATTATGAAAGTCCCAAATAGTGCCCCCATCTTTTTCGTAGAATCAAAGGATACGTGGAATTATAAAGATATCAATGGCAATGAATATGCGGTCCTATCATTCATCGTTGAAGATGCAGAGAAATTACATAGAGAATTAAATGAGGCTAACGTACATACGGAAGAGACTGTAAGATTCATTGATGGGATTGGCAAAGAATTCTGGTTCTATGATCCAAGTGGAAATCGGTTGCTTGTGACGGAGCAGATGTAG
- a CDS encoding VOC family protein, translating to MPNQKMNDGDVIGYCCMRFPVSDLRKSVDFYCDVLGYDLISADFEFGEAHVGLKNGNGPGIFLMETKPEEITQLKFVFPHSFFITNNAGYVTMMELMTNNLLALHERIKQSGVQIEKEPVLNNDFGYFTFYDPDGHFIRAVEERGMENGA from the coding sequence ATGCCGAACCAAAAAATGAATGATGGGGATGTTATCGGTTACTGTTGCATGAGGTTTCCAGTCTCTGATTTGAGAAAGTCGGTCGATTTTTATTGTGATGTGTTAGGCTATGATTTGATTTCAGCAGATTTTGAGTTTGGTGAGGCTCATGTTGGATTAAAAAATGGAAATGGTCCTGGTATTTTTTTAATGGAAACCAAGCCTGAGGAAATCACACAATTAAAGTTTGTGTTTCCTCATTCTTTTTTTATCACAAACAATGCGGGCTATGTGACGATGATGGAGTTAATGACGAATAATTTGCTCGCTTTGCACGAACGGATTAAACAATCTGGTGTGCAAATTGAGAAAGAACCAGTACTAAATAATGATTTTGGCTACTTTACTTTTTATGATCCAGATGGGCACTTCATTCGAGCAGTAGAAGAACGAGGTATGGAAAACGGGGCCTGA
- a CDS encoding GNAT family N-acetyltransferase, translating to MKENDQLIGFCNTGIKEELSLPNREVAFAISKHYRNKGYTTQAVKGLMKYLFEKTNVEQLNAVVLPQNIASNKVIVKCGFHHSRDVEIDNQEFYHYKIFKEEFE from the coding sequence TTGAAAGAGAATGATCAATTGATCGGTTTCTGTAATACCGGTATTAAAGAGGAACTTAGTCTACCAAATCGAGAAGTAGCTTTTGCTATATCTAAGCATTATAGGAACAAGGGTTATACAACTCAAGCAGTGAAAGGCTTAATGAAATACTTATTTGAAAAGACTAATGTTGAACAACTAAATGCAGTCGTTCTACCTCAAAATATAGCTTCGAATAAAGTAATAGTAAAATGTGGCTTTCACCATAGCAGGGATGTTGAAATAGATAACCAAGAATTCTACCATTATAAAATCTTTAAAGAAGAATTTGAATGA
- a CDS encoding ABC transporter ATP-binding protein: protein MNTSMIDIQGMTKQYKKFTFGPIDFKVEAGTAVAIIGANGSGKTTFFRMMMNLLQTDVGSIRFFGKKLSEEETEIKKQIGYAGELLEPFHYLTIKDLSSLISYWYSNWDHQQYKYLLERYNIDESQKYGKCSKGTKKKVEFVFSLCHEAKLLLLDEPSAGVDMISQQKMKEDLMNYMEDGERSIVLATHNIDEVKQLCDFITIIDNGKLISTMNKDDIHDKWARLWVSHLLDEEHPHILKVEETPPQIITDHLPLIEKELEERGISISHSNRLSLEEVVEHLISRGQQG from the coding sequence ATGAATACCTCAATGATTGATATTCAAGGAATGACAAAGCAGTATAAAAAATTTACGTTTGGTCCAATAGATTTTAAGGTTGAAGCTGGAACTGCCGTAGCCATAATAGGTGCCAATGGTTCAGGGAAAACAACTTTTTTTCGAATGATGATGAACTTACTTCAAACAGACGTGGGATCAATTCGCTTTTTTGGGAAGAAGTTGAGCGAAGAAGAGACAGAAATAAAAAAACAAATTGGCTATGCCGGTGAACTACTAGAACCATTTCATTATTTAACAATCAAAGACCTTTCATCATTAATTTCTTATTGGTATTCAAACTGGGACCATCAGCAGTATAAATATTTGCTGGAACGGTACAACATTGATGAAAGTCAAAAATATGGAAAATGCTCGAAAGGAACGAAGAAAAAAGTAGAGTTTGTATTTTCTCTTTGTCATGAAGCAAAGCTCCTATTATTAGATGAGCCATCAGCCGGTGTCGACATGATATCCCAGCAGAAAATGAAAGAAGATTTGATGAACTACATGGAGGATGGTGAACGAAGCATTGTATTAGCCACCCATAATATTGATGAAGTAAAACAACTGTGCGATTTTATCACGATTATAGATAATGGAAAATTGATCTCGACAATGAATAAAGATGATATCCATGATAAGTGGGCGAGGTTGTGGGTTTCTCATCTTCTAGATGAAGAGCATCCCCATATATTAAAGGTAGAAGAAACCCCGCCTCAAATCATTACAGACCATCTACCGCTCATTGAGAAAGAGTTAGAAGAACGAGGAATTTCCATTAGTCACAGTAATCGTTTATCACTTGAAGAAGTAGTCGAGCATCTGATTAGTCGTGGTCAACAGGGATAA
- a CDS encoding GntR family transcriptional regulator yields the protein MKLPIRVSEESREPIYHQIETQVKALIVGGHLPPGTPLPSIRVMASDLACSVITTRRAYQNLETSGYIKTVQGKGTFVREIEDVQKEEAKQKVVYDAFVKAIEQGKQVGCTRDDLLMIFSDVLERYFDNK from the coding sequence ATGAAATTACCAATTCGAGTATCTGAAGAAAGCAGAGAACCGATTTATCATCAAATTGAAACACAAGTAAAAGCACTCATCGTAGGTGGGCATCTTCCACCAGGCACGCCGCTTCCTTCCATTCGAGTGATGGCAAGTGATTTAGCATGTAGTGTCATAACAACGAGGCGAGCGTATCAAAATTTAGAAACCAGTGGCTATATCAAAACGGTTCAAGGAAAAGGAACATTCGTACGAGAAATTGAGGATGTCCAAAAGGAAGAAGCGAAACAAAAGGTTGTGTATGACGCATTCGTTAAAGCGATCGAGCAAGGAAAGCAAGTCGGATGCACAAGAGATGATTTATTGATGATTTTCAGTGACGTGTTAGAAAGATACTTTGATAATAAATAA
- a CDS encoding small multi-drug export protein encodes MNTLWAYVLVLILAAVPFFEAYSVIPLAMIAGLSTVPAIILALIGNIVTVLIVIVFVDKIKAWRQKRKKEEEKEPGKRAVRAKNLWNKYGLPGLALIGPLIVGSHLTAFMSLTFGGAKRKTAYWMTISISFWSLLFAILFYFGIDFLGLGERPNLFE; translated from the coding sequence TTGAATACTTTATGGGCGTATGTTCTCGTTTTAATACTGGCTGCGGTACCTTTTTTTGAAGCGTATAGCGTCATTCCGTTAGCGATGATTGCGGGGTTATCTACAGTTCCTGCTATCATTCTTGCCCTAATTGGAAATATCGTCACGGTTTTAATTGTCATTGTTTTTGTTGATAAAATTAAAGCATGGAGACAAAAACGTAAAAAAGAAGAAGAAAAGGAACCAGGTAAACGAGCTGTAAGAGCAAAAAATTTATGGAATAAGTATGGCTTACCAGGGCTTGCCCTCATTGGTCCTTTAATTGTAGGAAGTCACCTAACTGCCTTTATGAGTTTGACGTTCGGGGGAGCAAAGAGGAAAACGGCGTATTGGATGACAATAAGTATCAGCTTTTGGAGTTTGTTATTTGCGATATTGTTTTATTTCGGTATTGACTTCCTAGGCCTTGGAGAGCGTCCAAATCTTTTTGAATAG
- a CDS encoding DUF1801 domain-containing protein: MYEPKTKETDNSVTEFIEHVENEKKKEDAYQLVEIFEEVTGYVAKMWGPSIIGFGSYHYKYASGHEGDAPLVGFSPRKAKISLYLSYESDERDTLLENFGKHTKGKSCIYVNKLADIDINVLKKLILHTVETYQNLYPNE, translated from the coding sequence ATGTATGAACCAAAAACGAAAGAAACCGACAATAGTGTTACTGAATTTATTGAACATGTGGAAAATGAGAAAAAGAAGGAAGATGCTTATCAGTTAGTAGAAATCTTTGAAGAGGTTACTGGTTACGTAGCGAAAATGTGGGGGCCTAGTATTATAGGCTTTGGTAGCTATCACTATAAGTATGCATCAGGACATGAAGGGGATGCGCCGTTAGTCGGTTTTTCACCAAGAAAGGCGAAAATTAGTCTTTATTTATCCTATGAAAGTGATGAAAGAGACACACTATTAGAAAACTTCGGGAAACATACGAAGGGTAAGTCTTGTATTTATGTAAATAAATTAGCGGATATCGATATCAATGTGCTAAAGAAATTAATTTTACATACAGTTGAAACATATCAGAATCTGTATCCGAATGAATAA
- a CDS encoding P-II family nitrogen regulator — translation MTLHKAEKVVIITEKLILKGVIGIIESYGARGYTIVAAGGKGSRNVRSTSDRASVIEDFANVKIEVIVKEKTMAETIMNQVAAKYFENYSGITYVEEVEILRPKKFNNE, via the coding sequence ATGACTCTTCATAAAGCAGAAAAAGTCGTAATCATCACCGAGAAATTAATTTTAAAAGGCGTAATCGGAATTATCGAGTCTTACGGAGCAAGGGGCTATACCATTGTCGCAGCAGGAGGGAAAGGAAGCCGTAATGTCCGTTCCACCTCAGACCGAGCCTCGGTCATTGAAGATTTTGCGAACGTTAAAATTGAAGTTATTGTTAAAGAAAAAACAATGGCTGAAACCATTATGAATCAAGTAGCAGCAAAATACTTCGAGAACTATTCAGGCATAACCTACGTCGAGGAAGTCGAAATTCTCAGGCCGAAGAAGTTTAATAATGAATAG
- a CDS encoding sodium-dependent bicarbonate transport family permease, producing the protein MEFLLDLLKSIIVQFQSPTLGFLIGGMIIAALGSNLKIPNAIYQFIVFMLLMKIGLRGGIEIREADLSAMFLPAVSTVIIGLTIVLVGSFVFSLLPGIKREDGIATAGIFGAVSASTLAAAMVILEEQAIFYEAWVAALYPFMDIPALILAIVLANIHLKKQNGGKDSKVDVWGIVKESLRGSALSALLLGLALGLLTNSESVLEGFYEPLFRGFLSILLLVMGMEAYARINELRRVAHIYAVYAVIAPIIHGLLAFGLGYIAHITVGFSPGGVILLSIIAASSSDISGPPTLRAAVPSANPSAYIGASTSVGTPIAIAVCIPLFIALAKVVFNL; encoded by the coding sequence ATGGAGTTCTTATTAGATTTATTAAAAAGTATTATCGTGCAGTTTCAATCCCCTACACTTGGGTTTCTTATCGGCGGTATGATCATTGCTGCCCTTGGTAGCAATCTGAAAATACCGAACGCAATTTACCAATTTATTGTGTTCATGCTTTTGATGAAAATCGGCCTGAGAGGCGGTATCGAAATTCGTGAGGCTGATTTGAGTGCGATGTTCCTACCCGCCGTTTCAACCGTAATTATTGGTTTAACGATTGTATTGGTAGGAAGTTTTGTCTTTTCTCTCTTGCCAGGGATTAAACGAGAAGACGGAATTGCGACTGCTGGAATATTTGGAGCCGTGAGTGCCTCGACATTGGCTGCTGCTATGGTCATACTCGAAGAACAAGCTATTTTTTATGAAGCGTGGGTTGCTGCACTTTATCCGTTTATGGACATTCCAGCTCTTATTTTAGCGATTGTACTTGCCAACATTCATCTGAAAAAACAAAATGGAGGTAAAGACAGTAAAGTTGATGTTTGGGGAATTGTTAAAGAAAGTCTACGTGGTTCGGCTTTATCTGCCCTTCTTCTTGGACTGGCCCTTGGTTTACTTACGAATTCTGAAAGTGTGCTGGAAGGCTTTTATGAGCCACTGTTCCGCGGGTTTTTGTCCATACTGTTACTAGTCATGGGAATGGAAGCCTATGCCCGTATCAACGAGCTACGAAGAGTTGCACACATATATGCGGTCTATGCTGTGATCGCGCCGATTATCCATGGATTGTTGGCTTTCGGTCTAGGGTATATTGCTCATATTACTGTTGGTTTTAGTCCAGGTGGGGTAATCCTCCTATCTATCATTGCAGCTTCAAGCTCTGATATTTCAGGTCCTCCAACATTAAGAGCGGCCGTTCCTTCTGCAAATCCATCGGCTTATATTGGGGCCTCTACCAGTGTGGGGACACCAATTGCAATAGCCGTTTGTATTCCACTCTTTATCGCGCTGGCGAAAGTGGTTTTTAATCTATAG
- the gerQ gene encoding spore coat protein GerQ, whose translation MGTGQGLLTGVVEESFIENILRFNKGKVGTFYFTYQGNNRWNAMVYQGRVETAGRDHIIISDPASGKRYLLLMANLDWVEFDERINYPHTEISPAVQASLETSD comes from the coding sequence ATGGGAACGGGGCAAGGTCTACTAACAGGCGTGGTGGAAGAATCGTTTATTGAAAACATCCTTCGCTTCAACAAAGGCAAGGTAGGTACATTCTATTTTACGTACCAAGGAAACAACAGATGGAATGCGATGGTCTATCAAGGACGTGTTGAAACAGCGGGCCGTGACCATATCATCATCAGTGATCCAGCTAGCGGGAAACGATACCTGTTGCTGATGGCTAATCTCGATTGGGTAGAGTTCGATGAGCGAATTAATTACCCACACACCGAAATTAGCCCGGCTGTCCAAGCGTCTTTGGAAACATCAGATTAA
- a CDS encoding cell wall hydrolase: protein MGRRINHNENDVDLLARLMLAEAVGEGAEGMEFVGTVVANRVEADCEPDFRNLRNIRHAIYQTIPGTGIPHFEPVLNGALYTQRPTEEDLQRARNLLHGHRDPRARMSLWFFNPSPGQAYRDPCTPTMPRSPMTQFEFAHKNHCFYVGVPNYCPEFYR from the coding sequence ATGGGAAGGCGAATAAATCATAATGAAAATGACGTAGATTTGTTAGCGAGGCTCATGCTAGCGGAGGCAGTCGGTGAGGGAGCCGAAGGGATGGAGTTTGTTGGAACGGTTGTGGCCAATCGGGTAGAGGCTGACTGCGAACCGGATTTTAGAAATCTTCGAAATATTAGACATGCTATTTATCAAACAATACCTGGAACTGGAATTCCTCACTTCGAGCCTGTTTTGAACGGAGCATTGTATACACAACGTCCTACAGAAGAGGACCTTCAAAGGGCAAGGAATTTGTTACATGGTCATAGGGACCCTCGAGCTAGAATGAGTCTGTGGTTTTTTAATCCAAGTCCAGGGCAAGCATATCGCGATCCATGTACCCCTACGATGCCAAGATCGCCTATGACACAGTTTGAATTTGCACACAAAAATCATTGTTTCTATGTCGGCGTACCGAATTACTGTCCAGAATTTTATAGATAA